The following proteins are co-located in the Halobaculum roseum genome:
- a CDS encoding DUF6282 family protein produces MISSDSEVVERLVSGAVDTHMHTAPGAFPRHDTDFSAARSAEDHGMRAIVTKNHHFETASRAQIVREELGFEMLGGITLNEWVGGLNHHAVDGAANFDADIVWMPTITAANHLENAAVQMFETEEEEKGGISVLNDSGELTDETLTVLDRIAAHEMVIGLSHLSPTESIELVEEAVDRGVEEFLVQHPHANFLNYTHDQMRTITDLGATLEFHYICTTEMMGNAATVQDYVDAVDIVGPENAVMATDGGATANPPAIEQFKSFVAAMLDAGVSEASIETMIVDNPRRIFDLD; encoded by the coding sequence ATGATATCGAGCGACTCCGAGGTCGTCGAACGACTCGTCTCGGGAGCAGTCGACACCCACATGCACACCGCGCCGGGCGCGTTCCCCAGGCACGATACTGATTTTTCTGCTGCTCGATCGGCCGAGGACCACGGAATGCGGGCGATCGTCACCAAGAACCATCACTTTGAGACTGCCTCACGTGCTCAGATAGTCCGCGAAGAGCTTGGATTCGAGATGTTAGGAGGGATCACGCTCAACGAGTGGGTCGGCGGGCTAAACCACCACGCGGTTGACGGTGCTGCGAACTTCGACGCTGATATCGTGTGGATGCCTACGATCACAGCGGCCAACCATCTCGAGAACGCTGCCGTCCAGATGTTCGAGACCGAAGAGGAGGAAAAGGGGGGCATTTCCGTTCTCAATGATAGCGGCGAGCTTACCGACGAGACGCTAACAGTGCTTGATCGCATCGCCGCCCATGAGATGGTCATCGGTCTCTCGCATCTCAGCCCCACAGAGTCGATCGAGCTCGTAGAGGAGGCCGTCGATCGAGGTGTCGAGGAGTTCCTCGTCCAGCACCCACACGCCAACTTCCTGAACTACACCCATGATCAAATGCGGACTATCACAGATCTCGGGGCTACCCTTGAGTTCCATTATATCTGCACAACGGAAATGATGGGGAACGCGGCCACAGTCCAAGACTACGTCGACGCGGTCGACATCGTTGGGCCTGAAAACGCTGTGATGGCGACAGATGGTGGGGCGACCGCCAATCCACCGGCAATTGAGCAGTTCAAGTCCTTTGTCGCAGCTATGTTGGATGCCGGCGTTTCTGAAGCTTCAATTGAGACGATGATAGTCGATAATCCGAGGCGAATATTCGATTTGGACTGA
- a CDS encoding benzoate/H(+) symporter BenE family transporter, with amino-acid sequence MSQWSLASTLESGPGFREGIAEFGSHLDLSKFGSGLTAAVFGCTGPALIILNAANEGGLTNAQAVSWLFGIYVLGGLLTLGMALYYKQPIVGAWTIPGAVMVGIVLADFNFAQAAGAYLVSGILVFLIGISGKFRDLVEFIPQPIIMGMIAGVLIEFTIGIITAVQNAPLIAGVGLIGFLLFHRFVPKIPGIVGAIGLGTGAAIWQGSTALTSISISIAQPILVTPVISLESIITIAIPLTVMVIGAENMQAIGVLQVEDYDPPINSMLVFSGIGGMLASFVGGHNANIAGPMTAITSSEEAGEDREGRYVASVIAGVLFGAFGFVAAAATSIVNAVPGTLISLLAGVAMIGVLISAFEGSWVSTSRYQYGTFFALIIGMSGLSLFDIGAPFWSLIGGVLVSLILETEDWRELFGEDSVPDSSPTVDD; translated from the coding sequence ATGTCACAATGGTCGTTAGCAAGTACCTTAGAGAGTGGTCCAGGATTCCGGGAAGGGATCGCTGAATTCGGTTCCCATCTCGATTTGAGCAAATTTGGGTCGGGGCTCACCGCGGCGGTGTTTGGCTGTACGGGGCCAGCACTCATCATCCTCAACGCCGCGAATGAGGGAGGGTTGACTAACGCACAGGCAGTGTCATGGCTGTTTGGCATCTACGTCCTCGGCGGACTGCTGACGCTTGGGATGGCGTTGTACTACAAACAGCCAATCGTCGGTGCGTGGACAATTCCTGGTGCGGTGATGGTCGGCATCGTCCTCGCTGACTTTAATTTCGCACAGGCAGCGGGTGCGTATCTCGTGTCCGGTATTCTGGTGTTCTTGATAGGGATATCCGGTAAGTTCCGCGATCTCGTTGAATTCATCCCTCAACCGATCATCATGGGGATGATCGCCGGCGTGCTAATCGAGTTCACCATAGGGATTATTACCGCCGTACAGAACGCACCATTGATCGCCGGTGTGGGGCTCATCGGCTTCCTCCTCTTTCATCGATTTGTTCCGAAGATACCCGGGATCGTCGGAGCAATCGGTCTTGGAACTGGAGCCGCAATCTGGCAGGGTTCAACTGCATTGACGAGCATCTCTATCTCGATCGCTCAGCCGATACTCGTTACTCCAGTGATCTCACTGGAGTCGATCATAACGATCGCGATCCCGTTGACCGTGATGGTGATCGGTGCCGAGAACATGCAGGCTATCGGCGTCCTGCAGGTCGAGGATTACGATCCACCGATCAACTCAATGCTTGTGTTTAGCGGGATCGGAGGGATGCTCGCGAGCTTTGTTGGTGGGCACAACGCGAACATCGCCGGGCCGATGACAGCTATTACGAGCAGCGAAGAAGCGGGAGAAGACCGTGAGGGTCGATATGTCGCATCAGTTATTGCTGGCGTGCTGTTTGGCGCGTTCGGCTTCGTCGCTGCAGCGGCAACATCGATCGTCAACGCTGTTCCGGGTACACTCATCTCGCTTCTGGCGGGTGTAGCTATGATCGGGGTGCTGATTAGCGCGTTCGAGGGGTCATGGGTGAGCACCAGTCGGTACCAGTACGGGACGTTCTTCGCGCTCATCATAGGAATGTCCGGTCTCTCGCTGTTCGACATCGGGGCCCCCTTCTGGTCGCTGATTGGTGGAGTACTGGTGTCGCTCATATTAGAAACGGAGGATTGGCGTGAACTCTTCGGTGAGGACTCGGTTCCGGACTCCTCGCCGACTGTCGATGACTGA
- a CDS encoding CoxG family protein, which produces MKINGEQTVGQQREQLWDTILESETLEATIPGAKELSRDGDHYDGTLERGLAGISLTLSADVDVTEKEQPAWLECDIEGVDNRINSRVNGTAEVEFEEGDDGTTVIVYDTEFEFSGKLASLGSRIIKRKVNSDLNTFFSNLEEYVDEEEQPV; this is translated from the coding sequence ATGAAGATCAACGGCGAACAGACGGTCGGTCAGCAACGCGAACAGCTATGGGATACGATCCTTGAATCAGAGACACTTGAGGCGACGATCCCCGGCGCAAAAGAATTGAGCCGCGATGGCGACCACTACGACGGCACTCTGGAACGGGGGTTGGCTGGTATTTCACTTACTCTCAGTGCGGATGTGGACGTTACAGAGAAGGAACAGCCTGCGTGGCTAGAGTGCGATATCGAAGGGGTGGATAACCGTATCAATAGTCGTGTCAACGGGACTGCAGAGGTTGAGTTTGAAGAGGGAGACGATGGGACGACAGTGATTGTCTACGACACGGAGTTTGAGTTTTCGGGCAAACTCGCCTCGCTTGGGTCTCGTATCATCAAACGGAAGGTGAACAGCGATCTAAACACGTTCTTTTCGAATCTTGAAGAGTACGTAGACGAAGAAGAACAACCTGTGTGA
- the rdfA gene encoding rod-determining factor RdfA, translating into MEDSADAPPCRCKVGTVATEYGFDGIHSELVERWVGDRGESGTSVRSLADRFNQRILRAELRAADVDLVEGRVENLHSLLTDKNRLEAVQLEAKSSLEREGVNVEKAMDKFCSHQTIYRHLRNCLDAEKEKNVLSKEHELDRVGSIQHRTEAVVEDSIKRLRDGNKLDIGEFEVLVNVRVTCESCGTLHDSIDLIERGGCDCRR; encoded by the coding sequence ATGGAAGATTCAGCGGACGCACCCCCTTGTCGCTGCAAGGTGGGAACTGTTGCGACGGAATACGGGTTCGACGGCATCCATTCGGAACTAGTCGAACGGTGGGTTGGAGATAGAGGAGAATCTGGAACGAGCGTACGTTCCCTCGCGGACCGGTTCAATCAACGAATTCTTCGCGCAGAACTTAGGGCCGCTGACGTGGATCTTGTTGAGGGGCGAGTCGAGAATCTACACAGTCTACTCACGGACAAGAATCGGCTGGAAGCGGTCCAGCTAGAAGCAAAGTCTTCGCTTGAGCGTGAGGGAGTGAACGTTGAAAAAGCGATGGATAAGTTCTGCTCCCATCAAACGATATATCGGCATCTGCGAAACTGTCTCGACGCGGAAAAAGAGAAGAATGTCCTTTCAAAAGAGCATGAGCTCGACCGGGTTGGGTCGATTCAACATCGCACGGAGGCAGTGGTCGAAGATTCGATCAAAAGACTTCGTGACGGTAACAAGCTGGACATCGGCGAATTCGAGGTTCTGGTCAACGTTCGAGTTACGTGTGAATCGTGCGGCACACTACATGACTCAATCGACCTCATTGAGCGAGGTGGCTGTGACTGCCGACGCTGA
- a CDS encoding archaea-specific SMC-related protein: MESDAPVEVGSTLHVEQIGGIQETTVSLVPGVNVLEGRNATNRTSFLRAIMAALGSTDVSLKGDAKRGIVELEIGPETYTRTLERKDGTTTFGGDPYLDDPTLADRFAFLLESNEARRSVARGDDLREVIMDPVDTKSIEQEIENTESRRAEIDERIEELKGRKSELTSLQSERREIQSTLTDKRSALEDVREEITEADTAVDEMQKRQEEHQEALTELEEARERLSNISDRIEDEREQLEALENERSELREEREEFPTSFEEISEIGRKTGELQERRRSLGSLVDRIQNIVQFNNELLDDADSDLRDALVAETEDPTDQLLEEPGLQCWTCGSVVDREEIEERLSDLRALRREKMEERREISAELDELQDRKRRMEKHQQRREQIDQQLQQIEERLSQNRTTIDELQDERATLRDRVQEAERAVESLEPDDNERVLELNRRETELEVTIERLKSELSEIDDRIEEVEEAVAEIPELEAERETVNQRLAELRTRIEDLERQAVTGFNDHMEQLIDRLGYENIERIWIERRSLGEGETRRGTSETQFDLHVVRTTAEGTAYEDTVSHLSESEREVTGLVFALAGYLVHDVHELVPFMLLDSLEAIDADRIAAVVEYFKEYTDYLVVALLPGDAAAVNDGYNRVTTI, translated from the coding sequence ATGGAATCGGACGCACCGGTCGAAGTCGGCTCGACCCTCCACGTTGAGCAGATTGGCGGGATACAGGAGACTACAGTCTCCCTCGTCCCGGGTGTCAATGTTCTTGAAGGCCGGAATGCGACGAATCGAACCTCGTTCCTCCGAGCGATCATGGCTGCATTAGGAAGTACGGATGTATCGCTCAAGGGAGACGCCAAGAGGGGCATCGTCGAACTCGAGATAGGCCCTGAGACGTATACTCGAACTCTTGAACGTAAAGACGGCACCACAACTTTCGGGGGCGACCCGTACTTGGATGATCCGACGCTTGCGGACCGCTTTGCGTTCTTGCTTGAGTCGAATGAAGCCCGGCGGAGTGTCGCGCGGGGGGATGATCTCCGGGAGGTTATCATGGACCCAGTTGATACAAAAAGTATCGAACAGGAGATCGAGAACACAGAATCCCGGCGGGCGGAGATCGACGAGCGGATCGAAGAACTCAAAGGACGCAAGTCTGAGCTCACGTCACTCCAGTCAGAGCGTCGGGAAATCCAGTCCACCTTGACGGATAAGCGGTCTGCATTGGAGGACGTCCGAGAAGAGATTACCGAGGCTGACACTGCCGTTGACGAGATGCAAAAACGCCAGGAGGAACATCAAGAGGCTTTAACTGAGCTTGAAGAAGCACGCGAACGGTTGTCGAATATTTCCGACCGTATCGAGGACGAACGGGAACAGCTTGAAGCGCTAGAGAACGAACGATCCGAACTTCGAGAGGAGCGAGAGGAATTTCCAACCTCGTTCGAAGAGATCAGTGAAATCGGTCGTAAAACGGGCGAGCTGCAAGAACGTCGACGGTCACTTGGATCGCTCGTAGATCGTATTCAGAACATCGTACAGTTCAACAATGAGCTACTCGATGACGCGGATTCGGACCTCCGGGATGCCCTCGTCGCCGAAACGGAGGATCCCACAGATCAGCTTCTTGAGGAACCAGGGTTACAGTGTTGGACCTGCGGGTCCGTTGTCGATCGCGAGGAGATCGAGGAGCGGTTGTCTGACCTGCGCGCCCTACGTCGGGAAAAGATGGAAGAGCGTCGTGAGATTTCCGCGGAGTTAGATGAGCTACAAGACCGGAAGCGACGGATGGAAAAACATCAGCAGCGGCGTGAACAGATCGATCAGCAACTCCAGCAGATCGAGGAGCGACTCAGCCAAAACCGGACGACGATCGATGAACTCCAAGACGAGCGGGCTACCCTTCGGGATCGCGTCCAAGAGGCCGAGCGCGCCGTTGAGTCTCTGGAGCCTGATGACAATGAGAGGGTTCTCGAACTCAATAGACGCGAGACCGAGCTCGAGGTCACCATCGAACGACTCAAATCAGAGTTGTCTGAGATAGATGACCGTATTGAGGAGGTGGAGGAGGCTGTCGCAGAGATTCCGGAACTCGAAGCTGAGCGGGAGACGGTGAACCAGCGGCTTGCAGAACTCCGCACCCGAATCGAGGACTTAGAGCGCCAGGCTGTAACGGGCTTCAATGACCATATGGAACAGCTCATTGATCGACTCGGATACGAGAACATCGAACGCATCTGGATTGAACGGCGCTCGCTGGGTGAAGGCGAGACCCGGCGTGGGACGTCAGAAACGCAATTTGATCTACACGTTGTCCGAACAACAGCTGAGGGAACAGCTTACGAAGACACCGTGTCTCACCTCTCCGAGAGTGAACGAGAAGTGACCGGCCTCGTTTTTGCGCTCGCGGGTTACCTTGTTCATGATGTTCATGAACTGGTTCCGTTCATGCTCCTTGATTCGTTAGAGGCCATTGATGCCGACCGCATCGCGGCTGTCGTGGAGTACTTCAAGGAGTATACGGATTACCTCGTTGTCGCCCTATTGCCGGGGGACGCCGCTGCAGTTAACGACGGGTATAATCGAGTCACCACGATCTGA
- a CDS encoding nucleotidyltransferase family protein, producing the protein MTRKKFQADLSIAGVVLAAGSSQRFEKGNKLLWHLHEEPIVAHATRTLVNSDIDTIVVVTGHDAARVTTAVCDLPVSVAYNREHDAGQSTSVAAGIDAIPEDIDAVVFVLADMPFIDTETVDTLVQFYRTKDVTAVAAGYGGQRGHPVLFDVNHFRRLASVEGDIGGRQVFEEAAHSIIVDVDDPGVIRDIDEMDDINR; encoded by the coding sequence ATGACACGCAAGAAGTTTCAGGCAGATCTCTCGATCGCGGGAGTTGTCCTCGCTGCTGGGTCAAGTCAACGGTTCGAAAAAGGAAATAAGCTACTATGGCATCTTCACGAAGAACCGATAGTGGCTCATGCGACCCGGACGCTGGTTAACAGTGACATAGATACCATCGTCGTAGTTACTGGACACGACGCTGCGCGCGTAACGACCGCAGTTTGTGATTTACCCGTTAGCGTTGCATACAACCGGGAACACGATGCTGGGCAGTCGACATCTGTCGCCGCCGGAATTGATGCGATCCCAGAAGATATCGATGCTGTTGTCTTCGTGCTGGCAGACATGCCGTTCATCGATACTGAAACTGTTGATACACTCGTTCAATTCTATCGAACTAAAGACGTAACAGCGGTCGCGGCTGGGTACGGAGGTCAACGGGGCCACCCCGTCTTATTCGACGTGAATCACTTCAGGAGGCTTGCTTCCGTCGAGGGTGATATCGGCGGCCGCCAGGTCTTCGAGGAGGCCGCACACTCAATTATCGTTGATGTGGATGATCCTGGCGTAATACGCGATATTGACGAAATGGACGATATCAATAGATGA
- a CDS encoding MarR family transcriptional regulator: MSIDRDTFENTSEDELVDLSVPDQVLGFLVANEERAFKAHEIASQIGVDEGAVSTALSRLKGRDLVEHKATYWAVTDDAERLEGYSGYERVTALFNEQFGEEDKEAWREHAPEEPHPSVEDDQ, from the coding sequence ATATCCATCGACCGAGACACCTTCGAGAACACAAGCGAGGACGAGCTCGTGGATCTTTCTGTCCCAGATCAGGTACTGGGGTTCCTCGTCGCCAACGAGGAACGTGCGTTCAAGGCCCACGAAATCGCCTCCCAGATTGGCGTCGACGAGGGCGCGGTTAGCACCGCTCTGTCGCGATTGAAGGGCCGTGACCTCGTTGAGCACAAGGCGACGTACTGGGCGGTGACCGATGACGCCGAACGCCTCGAAGGATATAGTGGCTACGAGCGAGTGACAGCGCTGTTCAACGAACAATTCGGCGAAGAAGACAAGGAAGCGTGGCGCGAGCACGCACCCGAGGAACCTCACCCGAGCGTCGAGGACGACCAGTGA
- a CDS encoding DUF3006 domain-containing protein, which yields MADDTADVPDGKHTAVVDRFEGDLAVLEVTTPDGLRQLVVDESELPEDGRHQDAVLEVTVKSQELVGAVYNERETESRAEGAQDRFDQLSNRLGSDTTDDH from the coding sequence ATGGCTGATGATACCGCCGACGTCCCGGACGGAAAGCACACAGCAGTGGTTGACCGCTTCGAGGGCGACCTCGCCGTTTTGGAGGTGACGACACCGGATGGGCTCCGTCAACTCGTCGTCGACGAGAGTGAGCTACCCGAGGATGGCCGCCACCAGGATGCCGTCCTCGAGGTGACCGTTAAGTCACAGGAACTGGTCGGTGCCGTGTACAACGAGCGGGAGACGGAATCGCGGGCCGAAGGGGCACAAGATCGGTTCGACCAGCTTTCGAACCGGCTTGGGTCTGACACTACGGACGACCACTAG
- a CDS encoding lamin tail domain-containing protein, whose protein sequence is MYRRWHTALVVAVIVVLAGCTGGTPGVTDGGGSPVPSTSDTPTAEQTQQPAPEGTMEIHFINVGQSASTLIIGPTGETMLIDTGDFRTDGEHVLSYLKEHDIDRIDHLVVTHNDADHIGGNAAVIEYLETEGEGVGAVYDPGIAASTQTYEAYLDAVEEYDVTLYEVREGDDLPFEGVDTRVLGPPDPYLDVDGRNENGIVLHMTFGQTSFLHTGDAEERQEEYLVEEYGESLNATIFKAGHHGSDSSSSSELLDLVSPEVAVISSAYDSQYGHPHEVVLERFAERSIPTYWTATHGTVVMKTNGSAVTVKTQAQAPTDPLAIRDGDPVEPGTSTPLEQRAVITAVGGSVQTVTPTATSTPAITDGGSDPGALELVEVHADAEGNDRENLNDEYLVFENTGDTELDLSGWTVEDAADHIYTVPEGTTLEPGAQITVHTGGGSDTTTDLYWGASAPVWNNGGDTVTVRTEDETIVLQEEYN, encoded by the coding sequence ATGTATCGGAGATGGCACACAGCCCTGGTCGTCGCGGTCATCGTCGTTCTCGCGGGCTGTACTGGGGGAACACCGGGTGTCACGGATGGCGGTGGGTCACCGGTACCGTCCACATCTGACACACCCACAGCTGAGCAGACGCAACAGCCGGCGCCCGAGGGCACGATGGAGATTCACTTCATCAACGTGGGCCAGTCTGCGAGCACGCTCATCATCGGGCCCACAGGTGAGACGATGCTCATCGACACGGGCGACTTCCGTACTGACGGGGAACACGTCCTGTCGTATCTCAAGGAGCACGACATCGATCGGATCGACCACCTCGTCGTCACCCACAATGACGCGGACCATATCGGGGGCAACGCCGCGGTGATCGAATACCTCGAAACCGAAGGCGAGGGCGTCGGCGCCGTGTACGACCCCGGGATCGCCGCGAGCACGCAGACGTACGAGGCGTATCTCGACGCCGTTGAAGAGTACGATGTCACGCTGTATGAGGTCCGGGAGGGTGACGATCTTCCGTTCGAGGGCGTCGACACTCGCGTGCTCGGGCCTCCCGATCCCTATCTGGATGTCGACGGGCGCAACGAGAACGGGATCGTGCTCCACATGACGTTCGGCCAGACAAGCTTCCTCCACACCGGGGACGCCGAGGAGCGTCAAGAGGAGTACCTCGTTGAGGAGTACGGCGAGTCACTCAACGCGACCATCTTCAAGGCCGGCCACCACGGCAGCGACAGTAGCTCCAGCTCCGAGCTTCTTGATCTTGTCTCGCCAGAAGTAGCGGTGATCTCCAGCGCCTACGACTCGCAGTACGGTCACCCACATGAGGTCGTCCTGGAGCGGTTCGCCGAACGGTCGATCCCGACCTACTGGACGGCGACCCACGGCACGGTTGTCATGAAGACTAACGGCTCAGCGGTCACGGTCAAAACGCAAGCCCAAGCACCGACGGATCCGCTCGCGATTCGTGATGGTGACCCGGTCGAACCGGGCACGAGCACACCCCTCGAGCAGCGCGCTGTGATCACAGCTGTGGGCGGCAGCGTCCAGACAGTGACGCCGACCGCAACGTCGACACCGGCTATAACCGACGGCGGATCCGATCCCGGCGCGCTCGAGCTCGTCGAGGTGCACGCGGACGCCGAAGGGAACGATCGCGAGAACCTGAACGACGAGTACCTCGTCTTCGAGAACACCGGTGACACCGAGCTCGATCTCTCGGGGTGGACAGTCGAGGACGCCGCTGACCACATCTACACCGTTCCTGAGGGAACGACGCTCGAGCCCGGTGCGCAGATCACCGTACACACGGGGGGTGGCTCGGATACAACAACAGACCTCTACTGGGGAGCATCTGCACCAGTCTGGAACAATGGCGGGGATACAGTAACTGTCCGAACAGAGGATGAGACAATCGTGCTGCAGGAGGAGTACAACTGA
- a CDS encoding AbrB/MazE/SpoVT family DNA-binding domain-containing protein, producing the protein MGPKTDDRGRIYLPKDIREPFGERYRIVELPSHVALLPVADNPLSAVEDAVGDSLSGTPSDELKAEARRKAREEIDAEREEHDGRGDEE; encoded by the coding sequence ATGGGCCCGAAAACCGACGATCGTGGGCGAATCTACTTGCCGAAGGACATTCGCGAGCCTTTCGGCGAGCGATATCGCATCGTAGAGTTGCCCTCTCATGTTGCGTTGCTCCCCGTGGCAGATAATCCGCTTTCAGCGGTCGAAGACGCAGTTGGCGACTCGCTTTCGGGGACGCCCTCTGACGAACTGAAAGCGGAAGCTCGTCGAAAGGCGCGCGAGGAGATCGACGCCGAGCGCGAGGAGCACGACGGACGCGGCGACGAGGAGTAG
- a CDS encoding type II toxin-antitoxin system HicA family toxin: protein MTRRTFSGREVVKVMVNSGIYEWVRTNGDHAILRWEPPADHDADARTVPVPLHDELDTGTLRAIAEQAGARDFTEFCEWIDRNS, encoded by the coding sequence GTGACACGCCGAACGTTCTCCGGACGTGAGGTCGTGAAGGTGATGGTCAACAGCGGCATCTACGAGTGGGTTCGAACGAACGGTGACCACGCGATACTCCGCTGGGAGCCGCCAGCTGACCACGATGCCGACGCTCGGACTGTCCCCGTCCCACTACACGATGAACTCGACACGGGGACACTCCGTGCGATCGCTGAGCAGGCCGGCGCGCGGGATTTCACCGAGTTTTGTGAGTGGATCGACCGGAACTCATGA
- a CDS encoding type II toxin-antitoxin system HicB family antitoxin: MSTDTVGNGEPPLPERISLTPAEDGDGWVARDEDTGIASQGPTRAVALENLDEAVAGYYGGGTEPTPEDLAELGIDPDANSSGSLSDSDLFE, encoded by the coding sequence ATGAGCACTGACACCGTCGGAAATGGCGAGCCGCCGTTGCCGGAGCGAATTTCGCTCACGCCGGCCGAAGATGGTGACGGATGGGTCGCTCGCGACGAAGACACGGGTATAGCGTCGCAAGGGCCGACCCGTGCGGTAGCGCTTGAGAACCTCGATGAGGCAGTCGCTGGGTACTACGGTGGGGGGACTGAGCCAACGCCGGAGGATCTCGCTGAACTTGGCATCGACCCCGACGCGAATTCGAGCGGCTCGCTCAGTGACTCGGACCTGTTCGAGTGA
- a CDS encoding DUF7563 family protein has translation MPTCGNCESFVTQRYVDVFAPSGAESVRVCPNCEDLVRDGNGVREARSTRQ, from the coding sequence ATGCCGACCTGTGGAAACTGCGAGAGTTTTGTCACGCAGCGGTACGTCGATGTCTTTGCGCCTAGTGGTGCAGAATCGGTTCGTGTCTGTCCAAATTGCGAAGATCTTGTTCGAGACGGCAATGGTGTCAGAGAAGCCCGAAGTACGAGGCAGTGA
- a CDS encoding RNA-guided endonuclease InsQ/TnpB family protein, with protein MSRIVRTFEATITNQRQVRGDLDQLGWAASKLWNVGRYYAQQRWDETGEIPDDGELKAELKGHERYTDLHSQSSQRVLEELAEAFTGWFGKRRNGDDRARPPGYRKHGDSHPRSTVSFKTAGFKHDAQFTRVRLSKGRNLKEHRSDFILCEYQTRPDVDLTEWDIQQVRAVYKRDEWRLQFVCRAVIDPEPPGDGVAGVDLGICNVAAVSFGGESVLYPGGALKEDEYYFTKKKAMCDDSSSREATRLDRKRTGRRTHFLHALSKAIVEECVERGVGTLVVGDLGGIREDDENGEPRNWGDHGNLDLHRWAFDRFTTLLDYKAEAEGIDVELVAERDTSTSCSACGHTDDNQRVERGLYVCEKCETVANADVNGAENIRQKVLPSLATDGGDRDNGWLAQPAVHLFDCSEGRFAPREQVGNREP; from the coding sequence ATGAGTCGGATCGTCCGAACCTTCGAGGCTACCATCACGAACCAGCGACAGGTTCGTGGCGACCTCGACCAGCTCGGGTGGGCCGCCTCAAAACTCTGGAACGTCGGTCGCTACTACGCACAACAACGGTGGGATGAAACGGGCGAGATCCCCGATGACGGGGAACTCAAAGCCGAACTCAAGGGCCACGAACGCTACACGGACTTGCATTCGCAATCCAGTCAGCGCGTTCTCGAAGAACTCGCTGAAGCGTTCACCGGCTGGTTCGGCAAGCGTCGGAACGGCGACGACCGTGCCCGTCCGCCCGGCTACCGGAAACATGGAGATTCCCATCCACGTTCAACCGTGTCGTTCAAAACGGCTGGCTTCAAGCACGATGCACAGTTCACCCGCGTTCGCCTTTCGAAAGGCCGTAACCTCAAAGAACACCGTTCGGACTTCATCCTGTGCGAGTACCAGACGCGCCCGGATGTTGACTTGACCGAGTGGGACATTCAACAGGTTCGCGCCGTCTACAAACGCGACGAGTGGCGGTTGCAATTCGTCTGTCGCGCCGTCATTGACCCGGAACCGCCGGGTGACGGCGTGGCTGGTGTTGACCTCGGGATCTGCAACGTCGCCGCTGTTTCGTTCGGCGGTGAATCGGTGTTGTATCCGGGTGGCGCACTCAAAGAGGACGAATACTACTTCACGAAGAAGAAAGCCATGTGCGACGATTCTTCCTCCCGTGAAGCCACTCGTCTTGACCGGAAACGAACGGGTCGCCGGACGCACTTCTTGCACGCCCTCTCGAAAGCGATCGTGGAGGAGTGTGTCGAACGAGGTGTTGGTACGCTTGTCGTTGGCGACCTCGGGGGCATCCGAGAAGACGACGAGAACGGCGAACCGCGGAATTGGGGCGACCACGGCAATCTGGACTTGCACAGGTGGGCGTTCGACCGCTTCACGACGCTGCTCGACTACAAGGCGGAAGCCGAGGGCATCGACGTGGAGTTGGTGGCGGAGCGTGACACCTCGACGTCGTGTTCGGCGTGCGGTCATACGGACGACAATCAGCGCGTTGAACGTGGACTGTACGTGTGTGAGAAATGCGAGACGGTTGCGAACGCTGACGTGAACGGCGCGGAGAATATTCGACAAAAGGTACTCCCGAGTCTCGCCACGGACGGCGGTGATAGGGATAACGGCTGGTTGGCACAGCCAGCGGTTCACCTGTTCGACTGTAGTGAGGGCCGTTTCGCCCCACGAGAACAGGTCGGGAACCGCGAACCGTAA